A genomic region of Saimiri boliviensis isolate mSaiBol1 chromosome 20, mSaiBol1.pri, whole genome shotgun sequence contains the following coding sequences:
- the HMMR gene encoding hyaluronan mediated motility receptor isoform X2 has product MSFPKAPLKRFNDPSGCAPSPGAYDVKTSEVLKGPVSFQKSQRFKQQKDSKQNLNVDKDTTLPASARKVKSSESKKESQKNDKDLKILEKEIRVLIQERGSQDRRIQDLETDLEKTEARLNAAFREKTSLSANNAALEKQLIELTRINELLKSKFLENGNQKNFGILSLELMKLRNKRETKMRDLMVKQEGVEMKLQVTQRSLKESQGKIAQLEGKLVSIEKEKIDEKSETEKLLEYIREISCAADQVEKYKLDITQLEENLKEKNHEILSLKQSLEENTVMLSKQVEDLNAKCQLLEKEKEDHVNRNREHNENLNAEMQNLKQKFILEQQEREKLQQKELQVNSLLQQEKELSSSLHQKLCSFQEEMVKEKNLFEEELKQALDELNKLQQKEEQSERLVKQLEEETKSRAEELKLLEEKLTGKETELEKSSAAHNQATLLLQEKYNSTVQSLEDVTAEFESYKALTASEIEDLKLQNSSLQEKMAKAGKNADDIQGQILATESSNQEYARMLLDLQTKSALKERELQEITVSSFQKITDLQNQLKQQEEDFRKQLEDEEARKAGKENTMAELTEEINKWRLLYEELYNKTKPFQLQLDAFEAEKQALLNEHGAAQEQLNEIRDSYAKLLGHQNLKQKIKHVVKLKDENSQLKSEVSKLRCLLAKKKQSEKKLQDELNKVLGIKRFDPSKAFHYESKENFALKTPLKEGNTNCY; this is encoded by the exons ATGTCCTTTCCTAAGGCGCCCCTGAAACGATTCAATGACCCTTCTG GTTGTGCACCATCTCCAGGTGCTTATGATGTTAAAACTTCAGAGGTATTGAAAGGACCAGTATCCTTTCAGAAATCACAaagatttaaacaacaaaaag ATTCTAAACAAAATCTTAATGTTGACAAAGATACTACCTTGCCTGCTTCAGCTAGAAAAGTTAAGTCTTCAGAATCAAAG AAGGAATCTCAAAAGAATGATAAAGATTTGAAGATATTAGAAAAAGAG ATTCGTGTTCTTATACAGGAACGTGGTTCTCAGGACAGGCGGATCCAGGATCTGGAAACTGATTTGGAAAAGACGGAAGCAAGGCTAAATGCTGCATTCAGGGAAAAAACATCTCTCTCTGCAAATAATGCTGCACTGGAAAAACAGCTTATTGAATTGACCAGGATTAATGAACTACTAAAATCTAAG TTTTTGGAAAATGGTAACCAGAAGAATTTCGGAATTCTAAGCTTGGAGCTGATGAAActtagaaacaaaagagaaacaaagatgagG GATCTGATGGTTAAGCAAGAAGGCGTGGAGATGAAGCTGCAGGTCACCCAAAGGAGTCTAAAAGAGTCTCAGGGGAAAATAGCCCAACTGGAGGGAAAACT tgtttcaatagagaaagaaaagatcgATGAAAAATCTGAAACAGAAAAACTCTTAGAATATATCCGAGAAATTAG ttgTGCTGCAGATCAAGTGGAAAAATACAAACTAGATATTACCCAGTtagaagaaaatttgaaagagAAGAATCATGAAATTTTAAGCCTTAAGCAGTCTCTTGAGGAAAATACTGTTATGTTATCTAAACAAGTAGAAGACCTAAATGCCAAATGTCAGctgcttgaaaaagaaaaag AAGATCATGTCAACAGGAATAGAGAACACAATGAAAATCTAAATGCTGAGATGcaaaacttaaaacagaagttTATTCTTGAGCAACAGGAACGTGAAAAGCTTCAACAAAAAGAATTACAAGTTAATTCACTTCTGCAACAAGAGAAA GAATTATCTTCTAGTCTTCATcagaagctgtgttcttttcaagaGGAAATGGTTAAAGAGAAGAATCTCTTTGAGGAAGAACTAAAACAAGCACTGGATGAGCTTAATAAATTACAGCAAAAGGAGGAACAATCTGAAAGGCTGGTCAAGCAATTGGAAGAGGAAACAAAATCTAGAGCTGAAGAattaaaactcctagaagaaaagctgACAGG gaagGAGACTGAACTGGAGAAAAGTAGTGCTGCTCACAACCAGGCCACTCTGCTTTTGCAGGAGAAGTACAACAGTACAGTGCAAAGCCTTGAAGATGTTACTGCTGAATTTGAAAG ctATAAAGCGTTAACAGCCAGTGAGATAGAAGACCTTAAGCTGCAGAACTCATCATTACAGGAAAAAATGGCCAAGGCTGGAAAAAACGCAGACGATATTCAGGGTCAGATATTGGCAACCGAGAGCTCAAATCAAGAATATGCAAG GATGCTTCTAGATCTACAGACCAAGTCAGCACTAAAAGAAAGAGAACTTCAAGAAATCacagtttcttcttttcaaaaaataactgATTTGCAGAACCAACTCAAGCAACAAGAGGAAGATTTTAGAAAACAACTGGAAGATGAAGAAGCAAG AAAagctggaaaagaaaatacaatggcAGAATTAACTGAAGAAATTAACAAGTGGCGTCTCCTTTACGAAGAGctgtataataaaacaaaacctttCCAG cTACAACTAGATGCTTTCGAAGCAGAAAAACAGGCATTGTTGAATGAACATGGTGCAGCTCAGGAACagctaaatgaaataagagatTCATATGCTAAATTATTGGGtcatcagaatttaaaacaaaaaatcaagcATGTCGTAAAGTTGAAAGATGAAAATAGCCAACTCAAATCG GAAGTATCAAAACTTCGCTGTCTGCttgctaaaaagaaacaaagtgagaaaaaACTTCAAGATGAATTGAATAAAGTCCTAGGTATCAAACGCTTTGATCCTTCAAAGGCTTTTCATtatgaaagtaaagaaaattttgCCCTGAAAACCCCATTAAAAGAAG GCAATACGAACTGTTACTAA
- the HMMR gene encoding hyaluronan mediated motility receptor isoform X1, with the protein MRRKASWRLGVRLRFFPLNDHLRHRRNPAERTEIQKSPHATNDGLELEPAKPELTTPSRCAPSPGAYDVKTSEVLKGPVSFQKSQRFKQQKDSKQNLNVDKDTTLPASARKVKSSESKKESQKNDKDLKILEKEIRVLIQERGSQDRRIQDLETDLEKTEARLNAAFREKTSLSANNAALEKQLIELTRINELLKSKFLENGNQKNFGILSLELMKLRNKRETKMRDLMVKQEGVEMKLQVTQRSLKESQGKIAQLEGKLVSIEKEKIDEKSETEKLLEYIREISCAADQVEKYKLDITQLEENLKEKNHEILSLKQSLEENTVMLSKQVEDLNAKCQLLEKEKEDHVNRNREHNENLNAEMQNLKQKFILEQQEREKLQQKELQVNSLLQQEKELSSSLHQKLCSFQEEMVKEKNLFEEELKQALDELNKLQQKEEQSERLVKQLEEETKSRAEELKLLEEKLTGKETELEKSSAAHNQATLLLQEKYNSTVQSLEDVTAEFESYKALTASEIEDLKLQNSSLQEKMAKAGKNADDIQGQILATESSNQEYARMLLDLQTKSALKERELQEITVSSFQKITDLQNQLKQQEEDFRKQLEDEEARKAGKENTMAELTEEINKWRLLYEELYNKTKPFQLQLDAFEAEKQALLNEHGAAQEQLNEIRDSYAKLLGHQNLKQKIKHVVKLKDENSQLKSEVSKLRCLLAKKKQSEKKLQDELNKVLGIKRFDPSKAFHYESKENFALKTPLKEGNTNCY; encoded by the exons ATGCGCAGGAAAGCAAGCTGGCGTCTCGGTGTCCGTCTTCGTTTTTTTCCTTTGAACGACCATTTACGGCACCGGCGGAACCCAGCTGAAAGAACTGAAATCCAGAAAAGTCCACACGCAACGAACGATGGGCTAGAACTGGAACCAGCGAAACCGGAACTCACCACACCGTCAC GTTGTGCACCATCTCCAGGTGCTTATGATGTTAAAACTTCAGAGGTATTGAAAGGACCAGTATCCTTTCAGAAATCACAaagatttaaacaacaaaaag ATTCTAAACAAAATCTTAATGTTGACAAAGATACTACCTTGCCTGCTTCAGCTAGAAAAGTTAAGTCTTCAGAATCAAAG AAGGAATCTCAAAAGAATGATAAAGATTTGAAGATATTAGAAAAAGAG ATTCGTGTTCTTATACAGGAACGTGGTTCTCAGGACAGGCGGATCCAGGATCTGGAAACTGATTTGGAAAAGACGGAAGCAAGGCTAAATGCTGCATTCAGGGAAAAAACATCTCTCTCTGCAAATAATGCTGCACTGGAAAAACAGCTTATTGAATTGACCAGGATTAATGAACTACTAAAATCTAAG TTTTTGGAAAATGGTAACCAGAAGAATTTCGGAATTCTAAGCTTGGAGCTGATGAAActtagaaacaaaagagaaacaaagatgagG GATCTGATGGTTAAGCAAGAAGGCGTGGAGATGAAGCTGCAGGTCACCCAAAGGAGTCTAAAAGAGTCTCAGGGGAAAATAGCCCAACTGGAGGGAAAACT tgtttcaatagagaaagaaaagatcgATGAAAAATCTGAAACAGAAAAACTCTTAGAATATATCCGAGAAATTAG ttgTGCTGCAGATCAAGTGGAAAAATACAAACTAGATATTACCCAGTtagaagaaaatttgaaagagAAGAATCATGAAATTTTAAGCCTTAAGCAGTCTCTTGAGGAAAATACTGTTATGTTATCTAAACAAGTAGAAGACCTAAATGCCAAATGTCAGctgcttgaaaaagaaaaag AAGATCATGTCAACAGGAATAGAGAACACAATGAAAATCTAAATGCTGAGATGcaaaacttaaaacagaagttTATTCTTGAGCAACAGGAACGTGAAAAGCTTCAACAAAAAGAATTACAAGTTAATTCACTTCTGCAACAAGAGAAA GAATTATCTTCTAGTCTTCATcagaagctgtgttcttttcaagaGGAAATGGTTAAAGAGAAGAATCTCTTTGAGGAAGAACTAAAACAAGCACTGGATGAGCTTAATAAATTACAGCAAAAGGAGGAACAATCTGAAAGGCTGGTCAAGCAATTGGAAGAGGAAACAAAATCTAGAGCTGAAGAattaaaactcctagaagaaaagctgACAGG gaagGAGACTGAACTGGAGAAAAGTAGTGCTGCTCACAACCAGGCCACTCTGCTTTTGCAGGAGAAGTACAACAGTACAGTGCAAAGCCTTGAAGATGTTACTGCTGAATTTGAAAG ctATAAAGCGTTAACAGCCAGTGAGATAGAAGACCTTAAGCTGCAGAACTCATCATTACAGGAAAAAATGGCCAAGGCTGGAAAAAACGCAGACGATATTCAGGGTCAGATATTGGCAACCGAGAGCTCAAATCAAGAATATGCAAG GATGCTTCTAGATCTACAGACCAAGTCAGCACTAAAAGAAAGAGAACTTCAAGAAATCacagtttcttcttttcaaaaaataactgATTTGCAGAACCAACTCAAGCAACAAGAGGAAGATTTTAGAAAACAACTGGAAGATGAAGAAGCAAG AAAagctggaaaagaaaatacaatggcAGAATTAACTGAAGAAATTAACAAGTGGCGTCTCCTTTACGAAGAGctgtataataaaacaaaacctttCCAG cTACAACTAGATGCTTTCGAAGCAGAAAAACAGGCATTGTTGAATGAACATGGTGCAGCTCAGGAACagctaaatgaaataagagatTCATATGCTAAATTATTGGGtcatcagaatttaaaacaaaaaatcaagcATGTCGTAAAGTTGAAAGATGAAAATAGCCAACTCAAATCG GAAGTATCAAAACTTCGCTGTCTGCttgctaaaaagaaacaaagtgagaaaaaACTTCAAGATGAATTGAATAAAGTCCTAGGTATCAAACGCTTTGATCCTTCAAAGGCTTTTCATtatgaaagtaaagaaaattttgCCCTGAAAACCCCATTAAAAGAAG GCAATACGAACTGTTACTAA